From Pontibacter actiniarum, a single genomic window includes:
- a CDS encoding REP-associated tyrosine transposase, with the protein MSDKYKANDPNEIYFITTAVVQWADVFTHREYCEIICNSLAYCQQEKKLTIYAWCLMTNHLHLICSSPTLASTIRDFKKFTAKEVYKAVQQNPQESRKAWLSWLIRSAGELSSKHEEYKFWQVGYHPILLHNNHLMEQKLDYLHLNPVSAGFVEEPEHWSYSSAKDYAGHQGRLPITFIQ; encoded by the coding sequence ATGAGCGACAAGTATAAAGCGAATGATCCGAACGAAATTTACTTTATTACCACCGCAGTTGTGCAATGGGCCGATGTATTTACCCACCGCGAGTACTGTGAGATCATTTGCAACAGCCTTGCCTACTGTCAGCAGGAAAAGAAGCTAACCATCTACGCCTGGTGCCTTATGACCAACCACCTGCACCTCATCTGCTCCTCGCCTACGCTGGCCAGCACTATCAGGGATTTCAAAAAGTTTACCGCCAAAGAAGTATACAAAGCCGTTCAGCAGAACCCACAGGAAAGCAGAAAAGCCTGGCTCAGTTGGTTAATTCGGTCTGCGGGTGAGCTTAGCAGCAAGCATGAGGAGTATAAGTTCTGGCAGGTGGGCTACCATCCCATTCTACTGCACAACAACCACCTGATGGAACAAAAGCTGGACTACCTGCACCTTAACCCTGTTTCTGCCGGTTTCGTGGAAGAGCCAGAGCATTGGTCCTACAGCAGCGCCAAAGATTATGCAGGGCACCAGGGCAGACTCCCTATTACGTTCATCCAATAG
- the scpA gene encoding methylmalonyl-CoA mutase, protein MKPDFSKIDINKVAASDKAPKDPLQTKPWKTPEQIEVKSFYTSEDAANFEHLGFAAGLPPYLRGPYSTMYVQKPWTIRQYAGFSTAEESNAFYRRNLAGGQKGLSVAFDLATHRGYDSDHPRVVGDVGKAGVAIDSVEDMKILFDQIPLDQMSVSMTMNGAVLPIMAFYIVAAEEQGVKPEQLSGTIQNDILKEFMVRNTYIYPPEPSMKIIADIFEFTSKNMPRFNSISISGYHMQEAGATADIELAYTLADGLEYVRTGLKAGMDIDEFAPRLSFFWAIGMNHFMEIAKMRAARMLWAKLISQFNPKNPKSLALRTHCQTSGWSLTEQDPFNNVTRTCVEAMAAALGGTQSLHTNALDEAIALPTDFSARIARNTQIYLQQETNITKVVDPWGGSYYVEALTHEITQKAWALMQEVEELGGMAKAIETGLPKMRIEEAAARKQARIDSGKDIIVGVNKYKPSQIQEIDILDIDNTVVRESQLRRLASIKSTRDEGSVLNALQALTDAAESGVGNLLELAVEAARRRATLGEISDALEKVYGRHKAVIRAISGVYSAELTDDDNFERAKELADQFEALEGRRPRIMVAKMGQDGHDRGSKVIATSFADLGFDVDIGPLFQTPAEVAMQAAENDVHVVGVSSLAAGHKTLVPQLIKELRKLGREDILVIVGGVIPAQDYDFLFKAGAIGVFGPGTIISVAAQNILEQLMKQVKS, encoded by the coding sequence ATGAAGCCTGACTTTTCTAAAATAGATATAAACAAGGTAGCAGCTTCTGATAAAGCTCCTAAAGACCCATTGCAGACAAAGCCCTGGAAAACGCCGGAGCAGATAGAAGTGAAAAGCTTTTATACTTCAGAAGATGCCGCCAACTTTGAGCACCTGGGTTTTGCTGCCGGTCTGCCGCCATACTTGCGCGGCCCTTACAGCACCATGTATGTGCAAAAGCCGTGGACGATTCGCCAGTATGCTGGTTTCTCTACAGCTGAGGAATCTAATGCTTTCTATCGCCGCAACTTGGCTGGTGGGCAAAAGGGCCTTTCTGTCGCCTTCGACCTGGCTACGCACCGCGGCTACGACTCCGACCACCCGCGTGTAGTCGGCGACGTAGGTAAAGCCGGTGTAGCCATTGACTCGGTAGAGGACATGAAAATCCTCTTCGACCAGATTCCGCTGGACCAGATGTCTGTTTCCATGACCATGAACGGTGCTGTGTTGCCTATCATGGCATTTTACATTGTAGCTGCCGAAGAGCAGGGCGTTAAGCCGGAGCAACTAAGCGGAACCATTCAGAATGATATCCTGAAGGAGTTTATGGTGCGCAACACCTACATCTATCCGCCGGAGCCAAGTATGAAGATTATTGCGGACATCTTTGAGTTTACCTCAAAGAACATGCCGCGCTTTAACTCCATCTCTATTTCGGGCTACCACATGCAGGAAGCCGGTGCTACAGCCGATATTGAGCTGGCCTATACCTTGGCCGACGGCCTGGAGTATGTGCGCACTGGCCTAAAGGCAGGTATGGACATTGACGAGTTTGCACCGCGCCTGTCGTTCTTCTGGGCTATTGGCATGAACCATTTTATGGAGATTGCCAAAATGCGTGCTGCCCGTATGCTGTGGGCTAAGCTTATCAGCCAATTCAACCCGAAGAACCCAAAATCGCTGGCGCTGCGCACGCACTGCCAGACTTCTGGCTGGAGCTTAACAGAGCAGGACCCCTTCAACAACGTGACCCGCACCTGCGTAGAAGCGATGGCTGCTGCACTAGGCGGTACACAAAGCTTACACACTAACGCTCTGGACGAGGCAATTGCCCTCCCAACAGATTTCTCTGCTCGTATTGCCCGTAACACACAAATCTACCTGCAGCAGGAGACTAATATTACCAAGGTGGTAGACCCATGGGGAGGCTCTTATTATGTAGAGGCACTGACGCATGAGATCACTCAAAAAGCCTGGGCACTGATGCAGGAGGTAGAGGAGCTTGGCGGCATGGCAAAAGCTATTGAGACTGGTCTGCCGAAAATGCGCATCGAAGAGGCCGCAGCCCGCAAGCAAGCCCGCATCGACTCCGGCAAGGACATTATTGTAGGTGTAAACAAGTATAAACCAAGCCAGATTCAGGAAATTGACATCCTCGACATCGACAATACAGTGGTGCGGGAATCGCAGTTGCGCCGACTGGCAAGTATAAAGTCTACACGCGATGAAGGCAGCGTGCTAAACGCCCTGCAGGCTTTAACAGATGCAGCTGAGTCCGGTGTAGGCAACCTGCTGGAACTGGCGGTGGAGGCAGCGCGCAGAAGAGCTACGTTGGGTGAGATTTCAGATGCATTGGAGAAAGTATACGGCAGACACAAAGCAGTCATCAGAGCGATATCAGGCGTGTATTCAGCAGAACTAACCGACGACGATAACTTCGAGCGTGCCAAAGAGCTAGCTGACCAGTTTGAAGCACTGGAAGGCCGCAGACCAAGAATTATGGTCGCAAAAATGGGCCAGGATGGCCACGACCGCGGCTCCAAAGTAATTGCCACCTCCTTCGCCGACCTTGGCTTTGACGTAGATATTGGGCCATTGTTCCAAACTCCAGCCGAAGTAGCCATGCAAGCCGCCGAAAACGACGTGCACGTGGTGGGCGTGTCTTCGTTGGCAGCCGGGCACAAAACGCTGGTACCGCAGCTCATCAAAGAGCTTCGCAAGCTAGGCCGTGAGGATATCTTAGTAATTGTAGGCGGTGTAATTCCGGCCCAGGACTATGACTTCCTGTTTAAAGCTGGTGCAATTGGCGTGTTTGGTCCGGGCACCATCATCTCGGTTGCCGCGCAGAACATTCTGGAGCAACTGATGAAGCAAGTGAAGAGTTAA
- a CDS encoding methylmalonyl-CoA mutase subunit beta: protein MMTDEQQNQQRLFAAFTPATATDWEQKARKDLRDTPLDSLTWHTYEGIDIKPYYAKEDIADLPFVKQKPGDFPFLRGNKNGNNSWLNIQQIKVKDDGKEAIAKAADALQRGADGIHFIIMQPDVFDISQLVHSIDLGKHSVSYTLHNHPKAFLERLYAQLEQEQVSHRNLKGFVNFDPMTSKGGLTKEERHEIVEVLDLTKDSREFYGVSVCGANFSSIGASVTQEIAYTISAAVAYVDKLTSAGEPLESVLRNMQFYMASGTNYFFEIAKLRAVRLLWSTVVEAYQTAPALAAHLRIHSATSSWYQTTLDPYVNMLRTTTEAMAAVMAGCDSLTVTPFDSTFKTSDEFSERIARNVSIILREESYLDKAIDPAAGSYYLESLTNELAQKAWSLFNEVEALGGFEDAYDGGFILGSITEVSRRKFRNIATGRDVLVGTNKYPNPKESISFDPEELIQSADFDTTRAAYPTEVMRMATELHLRKRKRRPKAIVALIGDAEQRQVNATFAQEFFSCAGFETEKRQFSSVEEASDQLTNSSAEVVVVSSSEAAYINEFGPRLRNHHAKPTIILADDPLHMKEEMMANGYDEFIFEDCDMKTLLEAVQKRLAQDEENNN from the coding sequence ATGATGACTGACGAGCAGCAAAACCAACAGCGCCTGTTTGCAGCGTTCACCCCTGCCACAGCAACTGATTGGGAGCAGAAAGCACGCAAGGACCTGCGCGATACGCCCCTGGATAGCCTTACCTGGCACACCTACGAGGGCATCGATATAAAGCCATACTACGCCAAAGAAGATATTGCCGACCTGCCGTTTGTAAAGCAGAAGCCCGGCGACTTCCCTTTTCTGAGGGGCAATAAAAACGGAAACAACAGCTGGCTGAACATACAGCAGATAAAAGTTAAAGATGATGGCAAAGAGGCCATCGCCAAAGCTGCCGATGCACTACAGCGCGGGGCCGATGGCATTCACTTTATCATCATGCAACCGGATGTGTTCGATATTTCGCAGCTGGTACACAGCATCGACCTGGGCAAGCATAGCGTTAGCTATACCTTACACAATCATCCTAAAGCTTTCCTGGAGCGCCTGTACGCACAGCTGGAGCAAGAGCAGGTGTCGCATCGTAACCTGAAGGGCTTTGTGAACTTCGACCCGATGACGAGCAAAGGTGGGCTGACAAAGGAAGAACGCCATGAGATTGTAGAGGTACTGGACCTGACCAAAGACAGCAGAGAGTTTTACGGGGTGAGTGTATGTGGAGCAAACTTCAGCAGCATTGGCGCTTCTGTCACCCAAGAGATTGCCTATACGATAAGTGCTGCCGTTGCTTATGTAGATAAACTGACATCGGCGGGAGAGCCGTTGGAGTCGGTGCTGCGCAACATGCAGTTTTACATGGCCTCCGGCACAAACTACTTCTTTGAGATTGCCAAGCTGCGTGCTGTGCGCCTGCTGTGGTCAACGGTAGTAGAGGCGTACCAAACGGCTCCGGCACTGGCGGCTCACCTGCGCATCCATAGCGCTACCTCCAGCTGGTACCAAACCACGCTAGACCCTTACGTGAACATGCTGCGCACTACCACAGAGGCTATGGCCGCTGTTATGGCCGGCTGCGACTCACTAACGGTCACCCCTTTCGATAGCACATTCAAAACTTCTGATGAGTTCTCGGAGCGCATTGCCCGCAATGTGTCCATCATCCTCAGAGAAGAATCATACTTAGACAAAGCCATAGACCCGGCTGCGGGTTCGTACTACCTGGAGTCGCTGACAAATGAGCTGGCGCAGAAAGCGTGGAGCTTGTTTAACGAGGTGGAGGCATTGGGCGGTTTTGAGGATGCCTATGACGGTGGATTTATACTTGGTTCCATCACCGAAGTGAGCCGCCGCAAATTCAGAAACATTGCCACGGGGCGTGATGTCCTGGTTGGCACCAACAAATACCCGAACCCGAAAGAGAGCATCAGCTTTGACCCGGAAGAGCTTATACAGAGTGCTGATTTCGATACCACCCGCGCTGCCTACCCAACAGAGGTAATGCGTATGGCGACAGAGCTGCACCTGCGTAAGCGTAAGCGCAGGCCAAAGGCAATTGTAGCACTTATAGGGGATGCTGAGCAACGACAGGTAAACGCCACCTTTGCCCAGGAATTCTTCAGCTGTGCTGGTTTTGAAACAGAAAAACGGCAGTTTAGCTCTGTAGAAGAAGCATCTGACCAGCTTACTAACTCTTCTGCCGAGGTAGTGGTCGTATCGTCTTCCGAGGCTGCTTATATCAACGAGTTTGGGCCAAGGCTGCGAAATCATCATGCCAAGCCAACCATCATACTTGCCGACGACCCGCTGCACATGAAAGAAGAGATGATGGCCAACGGCTACGACGAGTTTATCTTCGAAGACTGCGACATGAAAACCCTGCTGGAAGCCGTACAGAAGCGTTTGGCGCAGGATGAGGAAAATAATAACTGA
- a CDS encoding YkvA family protein — protein MLRKWKEFVRQLKEDIYTLYLASQDPRMPFAAKVMVLITVAYAFSPIDLIPDFIPIIGYLDDLLLLPLGIWLSVKLVPKPLLHYYRQKAKEQMHERKPNYVMAAVIVILWLLIGYWMYQAYQARIN, from the coding sequence ATGCTTCGGAAATGGAAAGAGTTTGTACGGCAACTGAAAGAGGATATTTATACATTGTACTTAGCCTCGCAGGACCCGCGCATGCCTTTTGCAGCCAAAGTGATGGTACTGATTACCGTAGCCTACGCCTTCAGCCCCATCGACCTGATACCGGATTTTATTCCCATTATAGGTTACCTCGACGACCTGCTGCTACTGCCGCTGGGTATCTGGCTTTCTGTAAAGCTGGTGCCAAAGCCATTGCTGCACTACTACCGCCAGAAGGCCAAAGAGCAGATGCACGAGCGAAAGCCCAATTATGTGATGGCCGCTGTGATCGTTATACTATGGCTGCTGATCGGATATTGGATGTACCAGGCGTACCAGGCACGGATAAATTGA
- a CDS encoding amidohydrolase — translation MIRTYTLKQRAILAAAGFTLLSAPTIAQDTKLMAKASTLADKVEPQVIEWRRHFHEHPELSNRETETAARIAAELKKMGIEVETGVAKHGVVGILKGGKPGPVVALRADIDGLPVTERANIPFASKAKGTYNGNEVGVMHACGHDTHIAMLLGAAEVLSSMKNDLKGTVKFLFQPAEEGAPAGEEGGARLMVKEGVLEKGPKPEVIFGLHINSQTEVGTLKYRPGGIMAGADVFRIKVKGKQVHGANPWAGVDPIVVSSQIIYGLQTIISRQTELTEDAAVITVGMIHGGVRNNIIPEEVQMEGTIRTLDKEMQKKIHDKIRLTATNIAESAGATAEVEIEEMAAITYNEPALTEKMLPTLQATAGKGKVVLMNAMTGAEDFSYFQQEIPGLYLFVGGMPKGQNPAKAPAHHTPDFYVDESGMKLGVKTLTNLTLDYMNGKGKR, via the coding sequence ATGATCAGAACTTATACTTTAAAACAACGAGCCATACTTGCTGCTGCCGGATTTACGTTACTATCAGCCCCGACTATAGCACAGGATACCAAGCTAATGGCCAAAGCAAGCACCCTGGCCGATAAAGTAGAGCCGCAGGTAATTGAGTGGCGGCGGCACTTTCATGAGCACCCGGAGCTTAGCAACCGCGAAACCGAAACAGCAGCCCGTATTGCTGCTGAGCTGAAGAAGATGGGCATCGAAGTAGAAACGGGCGTGGCTAAACATGGCGTAGTAGGTATACTTAAAGGAGGCAAGCCCGGGCCTGTGGTAGCGTTACGTGCCGATATTGATGGTTTGCCTGTAACCGAGCGTGCCAATATACCTTTTGCCTCTAAAGCCAAGGGCACCTACAACGGAAACGAAGTTGGCGTAATGCATGCCTGCGGCCACGATACGCATATTGCCATGCTATTGGGTGCTGCAGAAGTATTATCCAGTATGAAAAATGATTTGAAGGGTACGGTTAAGTTCCTGTTCCAGCCAGCCGAAGAGGGCGCCCCTGCAGGCGAGGAGGGAGGAGCCAGGCTAATGGTGAAAGAAGGCGTTTTAGAGAAAGGCCCGAAGCCGGAGGTAATCTTTGGTCTTCACATCAACTCACAAACAGAAGTGGGTACGCTGAAGTACAGGCCAGGTGGCATTATGGCCGGAGCCGATGTGTTCCGAATTAAAGTAAAAGGCAAGCAGGTGCACGGCGCTAACCCGTGGGCTGGCGTAGACCCGATTGTGGTATCCTCCCAGATTATCTATGGGCTGCAAACCATCATCAGCCGCCAGACAGAGCTAACTGAAGATGCAGCAGTGATTACAGTAGGTATGATTCACGGTGGCGTGCGTAACAACATCATCCCGGAGGAGGTGCAGATGGAAGGAACCATTCGTACCTTAGACAAGGAGATGCAGAAGAAGATTCACGACAAGATTCGCCTCACAGCTACCAACATTGCCGAGAGTGCCGGTGCTACTGCCGAGGTCGAAATAGAGGAAATGGCTGCCATCACCTATAATGAACCTGCCCTGACTGAGAAAATGCTGCCAACGCTGCAGGCAACTGCTGGCAAAGGGAAAGTAGTGCTGATGAATGCCATGACCGGAGCCGAAGACTTCTCCTACTTCCAGCAGGAGATACCGGGGCTATACCTGTTCGTAGGCGGCATGCCGAAAGGCCAAAACCCAGCCAAAGCACCTGCCCACCACACTCCAGATTTTTATGTGGATGAGAGCGGCATGAAGCTAGGTGTAAAAACCCTTACAAACCTGACGCTGGATTATATGAACGGGAAGGGTAAAAGGTAA